From Amycolatopsis sp. cg9, one genomic window encodes:
- the glmS gene encoding glutamine--fructose-6-phosphate transaminase (isomerizing) — MCGIVGYIGGQNAAPILLEGLTRLEYRGYDSAGIAVLGAKGAAQVHRVVGRVRNLAAALPKRLTGKVGIGHTRWATHGPASEANAHPHASEDGRICVVHNGIIDNADALRAQLADAGVTLTSETDTEVLAHLIARANADTLEDAVVEAVSRITGTYAIAVTDSEYPDRLVIARNGSPLIIGVGEREMFVASDLAALVRHTSQVAHLDDGEFATVFATGYRTFTVDESDTTKPATEIDIAAEDLDLGGYPHYMAKEIQEQPESVERIIRGRLDDRFGVARLDGLNLTPRELRGFSRVKILGCGSAYYAGQVGATMIEELARIPADAEAASEFRYRNPIVEADTLYIAVSQSGETIDTAFAVEEIKRKGGRVVGLVNVVGSTIARACDGGVYLHAGPEIAVASTKALTNMAIGFALIALALGRVRDLSNADGQRIIDALRAMPGQIKSILDDGPRIAEHAKEVATANSLFFVGRVRGYPVAREGAQKFKEISYRHAEAYQTSELKHGPLALIDTALPTVAIVPSDELTGRNLAAVQQIKARGGPVLAVTHEDVDFGELDVPRIVVPKTEPELDPILLTIPLQLLAYHAALSLGYDIDKPRNLAKSVTVE; from the coding sequence ATGTGCGGAATCGTCGGCTACATCGGCGGCCAGAACGCCGCCCCCATCCTGCTCGAAGGCCTGACGCGGCTGGAGTACCGCGGCTACGACTCGGCCGGGATCGCCGTGCTCGGCGCCAAGGGGGCCGCCCAGGTGCACCGGGTCGTCGGGCGGGTCCGGAACCTCGCCGCGGCGCTGCCCAAGCGACTGACCGGGAAGGTCGGCATCGGGCACACGCGGTGGGCCACCCACGGGCCCGCCTCCGAGGCCAACGCCCACCCGCACGCCTCCGAGGACGGCCGCATCTGCGTCGTCCACAACGGGATCATCGACAACGCCGACGCCCTGCGCGCGCAGCTCGCCGACGCCGGCGTCACCCTCACCTCCGAGACCGACACCGAGGTCCTCGCCCACCTGATCGCCCGCGCGAACGCGGACACCCTCGAAGACGCCGTCGTCGAAGCGGTGTCGCGGATCACCGGCACGTACGCGATCGCCGTCACCGACAGCGAATACCCGGACCGGCTGGTGATCGCGCGCAACGGGTCGCCGCTGATCATCGGCGTCGGCGAGCGCGAGATGTTCGTCGCCAGCGACCTCGCCGCGCTCGTCCGGCACACCTCGCAGGTCGCGCACCTCGACGACGGCGAGTTCGCGACGGTCTTCGCGACCGGCTACCGGACCTTCACCGTCGACGAGAGCGACACCACCAAGCCCGCCACCGAGATCGACATCGCCGCCGAAGACCTCGACCTCGGCGGCTACCCGCACTACATGGCCAAGGAAATCCAGGAGCAGCCCGAATCCGTGGAGCGGATCATCCGCGGCCGGCTCGACGACCGGTTCGGCGTCGCGCGCCTGGACGGGCTCAACCTGACGCCGCGGGAACTGCGCGGGTTCAGCCGGGTGAAGATCCTCGGCTGCGGGTCCGCCTACTACGCCGGCCAGGTCGGCGCGACGATGATCGAGGAGCTGGCGAGGATCCCCGCCGACGCCGAAGCCGCGTCGGAGTTCCGCTACCGCAACCCGATCGTCGAAGCCGACACCCTCTACATCGCGGTCAGCCAGTCCGGCGAGACGATCGACACCGCTTTCGCCGTCGAGGAGATCAAGCGCAAGGGCGGCCGCGTGGTCGGCCTGGTCAACGTCGTCGGCTCGACCATCGCCCGCGCCTGCGACGGCGGCGTGTACCTGCACGCCGGCCCCGAGATCGCGGTCGCGTCGACCAAGGCGCTGACCAACATGGCGATCGGTTTCGCCCTGATCGCGCTCGCCCTCGGTCGCGTCCGCGATCTGTCCAATGCGGACGGACAGCGGATCATCGACGCGCTGCGCGCGATGCCCGGCCAGATCAAGTCCATCCTGGACGACGGGCCGCGCATCGCCGAGCACGCCAAGGAGGTCGCCACCGCGAACAGCCTGTTCTTCGTCGGCCGCGTCCGGGGCTACCCGGTGGCACGGGAAGGCGCGCAGAAGTTCAAGGAGATCTCCTACCGCCACGCCGAGGCGTACCAGACGTCCGAGCTCAAGCACGGCCCGCTCGCCCTGATCGACACCGCCCTCCCGACCGTCGCCATCGTCCCCTCGGACGAGCTGACCGGGCGCAACCTGGCCGCCGTGCAGCAGATCAAGGCCCGCGGCGGGCCCGTGCTGGCCGTGACGCACGAGGACGTCGACTTCGGCGAGCTGGACGTGCCGCGGATCGTCGTCCCCAAGACCGAGCCGGAGCTCGACCCGATCCTGCTCACGATCCCGCTGCAGCTGCTCGCCTACCACGCCGCGCTCAGCCTGGGCTACGACATCGACAAGCCGCGCAACCTGGCCAAGTCGGTCACCGTGGAGTGA
- a CDS encoding BNR repeat-containing protein, protein MRKRALSPILGVLVAAALPLLPATPAEAAVSVAKIGDTQLDPAALYFVSYDGLVNNDSFQQSGIFSHAGYQYAAWYTADRSAVLARRAGFTGAWQTVVLPHKLTVDDSHNVISMGVSPADGRLHVAMDTHGNQVFYVASVAGLLSSPASHAWTASAFGPVQRTLDDVDLGAITYPQFVVTPERTLQLSYRTGGSGNGVNELAEYSGGSWRKLGKWTSATGSWTSGNGVTSTTRNMYLHGLTYGPGGRLHAAFTWREGNTGVLCNAGGLANHDTGYVYSDDRGRTWRTDSGAAAATPVSVSTPGTVVDPLGADHGLMNQESQAVDAAGQPHVVISYVPGRFTQCVTDYSAQRKQYGRTFFLSRAAGGGWTKREVPVAPESTQRTKLVFDRADNAYLVMPYGRIVAATKTSGWTDWKTVYNPDLRAFGEVDVDDSRLATDGVLSVMYQQTSTGTTPSPIRVADFRLG, encoded by the coding sequence ATGAGGAAGAGAGCGCTTTCCCCCATCCTCGGCGTGCTGGTGGCCGCGGCGCTGCCGCTGCTGCCCGCCACGCCGGCCGAGGCCGCGGTATCGGTGGCGAAGATCGGCGACACCCAGCTCGACCCGGCGGCGCTGTACTTCGTCTCCTACGACGGGCTGGTGAACAACGATTCCTTCCAGCAGAGCGGCATCTTCAGCCACGCGGGCTACCAGTACGCGGCCTGGTACACCGCGGACCGCAGCGCGGTGCTCGCCCGGCGCGCCGGGTTCACCGGCGCGTGGCAGACCGTCGTGCTGCCGCACAAGCTCACCGTCGACGACTCGCACAACGTGATCTCGATGGGCGTCTCGCCGGCGGACGGCCGCCTGCACGTGGCCATGGACACCCACGGCAACCAGGTCTTCTACGTCGCATCCGTGGCGGGCCTGCTCTCGTCGCCGGCCTCGCACGCCTGGACGGCGTCGGCTTTCGGGCCGGTGCAGCGCACGCTGGACGACGTCGACCTCGGCGCGATCACCTACCCGCAGTTCGTCGTGACGCCGGAACGGACGCTGCAGCTCAGCTACCGGACCGGCGGCTCCGGCAACGGCGTCAACGAGCTCGCCGAGTACAGCGGCGGCAGCTGGCGCAAGCTCGGGAAGTGGACGTCGGCGACCGGCTCGTGGACGTCCGGAAACGGCGTGACCAGCACGACCCGCAACATGTACCTGCACGGCCTCACCTACGGGCCCGGCGGGCGGCTGCACGCGGCGTTCACCTGGCGCGAAGGCAACACCGGCGTGCTGTGCAACGCCGGTGGCCTGGCCAACCACGACACCGGCTACGTCTACAGCGACGACCGCGGCCGGACCTGGCGGACCGATTCCGGTGCGGCTGCCGCGACCCCGGTGTCGGTGAGCACGCCGGGCACGGTCGTCGACCCGCTCGGCGCCGACCACGGCCTGATGAACCAGGAGAGCCAGGCCGTCGACGCCGCCGGGCAGCCGCACGTCGTCATCAGCTACGTGCCCGGCCGCTTCACGCAGTGCGTCACGGACTATTCGGCGCAGCGCAAGCAGTACGGCCGCACGTTCTTCCTCAGCCGGGCGGCCGGCGGCGGCTGGACCAAACGCGAAGTGCCGGTGGCGCCGGAATCGACCCAGCGCACGAAGCTCGTGTTCGACCGCGCCGACAACGCCTACCTGGTGATGCCGTACGGCCGGATCGTCGCGGCGACGAAGACGAGCGGCTGGACCGACTGGAAGACGGTGTACAACCCGGACTTGCGCGCGTTCGGCGAAGTCGACGTCGACGACTCGCGGCTGGCCACCGACGGCGTGCTTTCCGTCATGTACCAGCAAACGTCGACGGGGACGACGCCGTCGCCGATCCGGGTGGCCGACTTCCGGCTGGGCTGA
- a CDS encoding NAD(P)/FAD-dependent oxidoreductase — translation MNVLVVGASAAGLATVEALRRKGYEGGVTVLGAEAHLPYDRPPLSKQVLAGAWEPERARLRTPEALAGLAADFVLGDPAVRLDAGERTVHTLGGRALTADAIVLATGLRPRTLPGQHGLMGVHVLRTLDDALALRTDLTPGKRVVVVGDGVLGTEIAATLCGLDVEVTLAGPQAAPLAYQFGPLVAGVLGALHAGRGVRLRLGAAVTGLTEVAGRVAGVRLGTGEVLPADVVVVAFGAAPATEWLAGSGVLCDNGVVCDSRCRAAGGIYAAGDVARWHHEQLDVLLRLENRTNATEQAIAVAGNVLGEDRPYTPVPYFWTNQFDARIHVHGTPAADAEVSIVDGDPAAGRFVARYHRNGAVVGVLGWNMPKQARARREEIDGAALAGRV, via the coding sequence GTGAACGTCCTCGTCGTCGGGGCGTCCGCCGCGGGTCTCGCCACGGTGGAAGCCCTGCGCCGCAAGGGGTACGAGGGCGGCGTGACCGTGCTGGGCGCCGAGGCCCACCTGCCATACGACCGGCCGCCACTGTCCAAACAGGTCCTAGCCGGGGCCTGGGAACCCGAGCGGGCCCGGCTGCGCACCCCGGAGGCACTGGCCGGCCTGGCCGCCGACTTCGTGCTGGGCGACCCGGCGGTCCGGCTCGACGCCGGTGAGCGGACCGTCCACACGCTGGGCGGGCGGGCGCTGACCGCGGACGCGATCGTGCTGGCCACCGGCCTGCGGCCACGCACCCTGCCCGGTCAGCACGGCCTGATGGGTGTCCACGTGCTGCGCACCCTCGACGACGCGCTGGCCCTGCGCACCGACTTGACGCCGGGCAAGCGGGTGGTGGTCGTCGGGGACGGCGTCCTCGGCACCGAAATCGCGGCCACCCTGTGCGGCCTCGACGTCGAGGTCACGCTGGCCGGACCGCAGGCCGCGCCGCTGGCGTACCAGTTCGGCCCGCTCGTCGCCGGGGTGCTCGGCGCGCTGCACGCCGGGCGGGGCGTCCGGCTGCGGCTCGGTGCCGCGGTCACCGGGCTGACCGAGGTGGCCGGGCGGGTCGCCGGGGTGCGGCTCGGGACCGGCGAGGTGCTGCCCGCCGACGTCGTCGTGGTGGCGTTCGGCGCCGCGCCGGCGACGGAGTGGCTGGCGGGCAGCGGTGTGCTGTGCGACAACGGCGTGGTGTGCGACTCCCGGTGCCGCGCCGCCGGAGGGATCTACGCGGCGGGCGACGTCGCCCGCTGGCACCACGAGCAGCTCGACGTCCTGCTGCGGCTGGAAAACCGGACCAACGCCACCGAGCAGGCGATCGCGGTCGCCGGCAACGTCCTCGGCGAGGACCGTCCGTACACGCCGGTGCCGTACTTCTGGACGAACCAGTTCGACGCCCGGATCCACGTGCACGGCACCCCGGCCGCGGACGCCGAGGTATCCATTGTGGACGGTGACCCGGCCGCGGGCCGGTTCGTCGCCCGCTACCACCGGAACGGGGCCGTCGTCGGGGTGCTCGGCTGGAACATGCCCAAGCAAGCCCGGGCACGGCGGGAGGAAATCGACGGCGCCGCGCTCGCCGGGCGGGTCTGA
- a CDS encoding ferredoxin, whose product MKVTVDEEKCCGAGTCVLLAPDVFDQREDDGIVILLEEHPGEEHHKIVREAASVCPGVAISVSEDA is encoded by the coding sequence ATGAAGGTCACCGTCGATGAGGAAAAGTGCTGCGGCGCCGGAACTTGCGTGCTGCTCGCACCGGACGTGTTCGACCAGCGCGAAGACGACGGGATCGTGATCCTGCTCGAAGAGCACCCCGGCGAGGAGCACCACAAGATCGTCCGGGAAGCGGCCAGCGTCTGCCCCGGCGTCGCGATTTCGGTCAGCGAGGACGCGTGA